A window from Solanum stenotomum isolate F172 chromosome 7, ASM1918654v1, whole genome shotgun sequence encodes these proteins:
- the LOC125871091 gene encoding probable indole-3-pyruvate monooxygenase YUCCA10 translates to MATFDNHEEPMVIIVGGGPGGLATSACLNKLCIPNLILEKEDCYSPMWKKYSYDRVHLHLAKQFCQLPYIPFPSSSPTYIPKKQFIQYLDDYVTHFNITPFYKRKVEFAKFDEFTKKWNVKVRNGNSDEMEEYFCKFLVVATGEASYPFTPDVPGLASFTGDAFHSTQYKNGEKYKGKNVLVVGCGNSGMEIALDLANNGANTSIIVRSPMHLISREMGYLGLMLLKYKVAYTVVDTIMVMLSKLMYGDISKYYGVKRPEEGPFACKIKYGKYPVFDVGTYRKIKSGEIQVLPAMKSIRGNDVVLENGKIHQFDDIVFATGFKRTTHNWLQGDDYLLNEDGLPKSEFPQHWKGKNGLYCVGLSRRGLYGIAFDAQNIATHINALLSK, encoded by the exons ATGGCAACATTTGATAACCATGAAGAACCTATGGTTATCATTGTTGGTGGTGGGCCTGGTGGTCTTGCTACATCTGCATGtctaaataaattatgtatacCAAAtctcattcttgaaaaagaagatTGTTACTCTCCTATGtggaaaaaatattcttatgaTAGAGTTCATCTTCATTTAGCTAAACAATTTTGTCAACTTCCTTATAttccttttccttcttcttcacctacttatataccaaaaaaacaattcattcaatACTTGGATGACTATGTTACTCATTTTAACATCACCCCTTTTTACAAAAGAAAAGTTGAATTTGCtaaatttgatgaatttacTAAAAAATGGAATGTTAAGGTTAGAAATGGTAATTCTGATGAAATGGAAgagtatttttgtaaatttcttGTTGTAGCTACTGGTGAAGCTAGTTACCCTTTTACCCCTGATGTCCCTGGATTGGCAAGTTTCACTGGAGATGCTTTTCATTCTACTCAATACAAAAATGGTGAGAAgtataagggtaaaaatgtccTAGTTGTTGGTTGTGGAAATTCAGGCATGGAAATTGCACTTGATCTTGCTAATAATGGTGCTAATACTTCCATCATTGTTCGAAGCCCG ATGCACTTGATATCAAGAGAAATGGGATATTTGGGGTTAATGTTGTTGAAGTACAAAGTTGCATATACAGTGGTGGATACTATAATGGTGATGTTAAGTAAGTTAATGTATGGAGATATAAGCAAGTATTATGGTGTGAAAAGGCCAGAAGAAGGACCATTTGCTTGTAAAATAAAGTATGGGAAGTACCCTGTTTTTGATGTGGGGACTTATAGAAAGATCAAGTCCGGTGAAATTCAG GTGTTACCTGCAATGAAAAGCATAAGAGGAAATGATGTTGTGTTGGAAAATGGTaaaattcatcaatttgatGATATTGTTTTTGCTACTGGCTTTAAGAGAACTACTCACAATTGGCTTCAG GGAGATGATTATCTGTTGAATGAAGATGGATTACCAAAGTCAGAATTTCCACAGCATTGGAAGGGGAAGAATGGACTCTATTGTGTGGGGTTATCAAGAAGAGGACTTTATGGGATTGCATTTGATGCCCAAAACATAGCCACACATATCAACGCTCTGCTctctaaataa